The following nucleotide sequence is from Ignavibacteriales bacterium.
CCGATTTTGTTCGGAATGATATTATCCAGAAAATGGGAATTCCGGAATGGAAAGTTTATAAAATTCAACCTGCATGCAATCCAGAAGTTGCTAAAGGGTTGGAATCATTTACACCCCAAATGGCTCGAGATATATATCATCTTCCTGAAAAATTTGGTTTTTATCCTGCTCAATTCTGGATTCATAAAAATCACGCTCGCTTAGCAGAAGCATTGGCAATTGTTAGATCACGTGTACCAAAGCATGATTTTAAAATTGTTTTTAGCGGATATCGTGGACTTACTGGTTGGCCCAATTTAGAGAAAGTACTAGATCAGTACAATCTACGAGACCATATTATGTTTTTGGATTATATACCAACTGAACATTTAGGTGCTATTTATAAATCAGCAACTTACTGTGTTGTTCCTTCACTCTTTGAAGCATCAAGTTACCCGGTCATTGAAGCTCAAACGTTGGGCTGCCCCGCGATGTGTTCAAATATTGAATCATTGACTGAGCTAATGGTGGATGGCGCCGGCTTGGTTTTCGATCCGATCTCTGTTGAAGATATTGCTGATAAAATGGTGTCTTGGCTTGAATATCCAGAACAAAGAAATATGTGTGCAGAACGTGGCCGCGAGAGGGCTTTACGCGATAATTCACTTAAGCAATATGCAATAAAGGTGTTTGACCTTTATCGAAGTGTCAAAGAAACTAATTAAAAGGATTTAAATGCAGAAATCACCAATTCATTATCCGGTCTCACAACCACTCTTAGCCGGGAAGGAAAAACAATATGTAAATGATGCTATCGATGCTGGTTGGATTTCCAGTTCGGGTGAGTACATTCCACGTTTCGAAAAAGCAGTTTCTTCCTTTTTGCAATTAGATGAAGGCATTGCTGTATGTAATGGTACAGTAGCGTTGCACTTAGCTTGTATGGGCTTGGATCTCAAACCGGGGATGGAAGTTATTGTTCCATCGCTTACATATGTCGCAAGCGCTAACGCCATAGCATATTGTGGCGCACAACCTGTCTTTGCAGATTCTGACCTTAACTCATGGAATGTAACTCGTGAATCTATTGAGAATGCTTGGACACCAAAAACCGCTGGAGTAATACTTGTTCACTTGTACGGATTACCCGCCCCTACACTTGAAATAGCAGATCTGTGTCGCTCTAGGAATGCATGGTTGATCGAAGATTGTGCGGAAGCTTTCGGTGCATCGATTCAAGGTCATAACGTGGGAAGTATAGGAGATGCCGCAACATTCAGCTTTTATGGAAACAAAATTATTTCTACCGGTGAAGGTGGAATGGTTTTTATGAAGGATGTTCAGCGCAGAAAAGGTGTAAAAATGTTGAAGGGACAGGGGATGGATTTGAATAGACGCTATTGGCATCCTATAATAGGATATAATTATCGCATGACTAATGTCTGCGCTGCGATTGGTCTTGGTCAGGTTGAAATGGCATCATATCATCTTTCTGAACGCCGAAGAATCGCGATGCGTTATTTAAAAAATCTGAAATCATTTGCTAACGAAGGGTTGATTCGCTTACCAATCGAACCAACTGGTTACCACAATGTGTATTGGTTATTCTCAATTGTACTCGGAAGCGGTGGTACTCACATCAGGGAAGAAGTGCAAAATATGTTGTTAAGTAAATATGGAATCGAAACTCGACCATTTTTTATCCCAATGCATAAGCTACCGATGTATGCAGGTGACTTTAAATTTCCAAATGCCGAATTCTTAGGTGATCATGGAATAAATCTTCCGACATATTCAGGACTTACTGATGAGTCTATTGATGAAATCTGCTTGTCGTTAGAAAAAACGATCAGAGAGGTTTTCAGGAAATGAACGAGCTTGAGCGAAGTCTCGCTTTTATTCCATCATCTTCAGATATTACAATGGTGAAAACTCTTCCATTGGTATCATTGCCGAAAATTTCTGCTGTTATTCCTTCATTCAATCAAGCCAGTTTCATACAGCAGACATTGGATAGTATAATAGCTCAAAAGTATCCTTCTCTAGAAATATTTGTCGCCGATGGAGGATCTTCTGACGGCACTAAGGAGATCTTGGATGAATATAAATCTAAATACAAAAATCTAATTCGTTATGTCAGTGAATCCGATCGTGGCCAATTCCACGCCGTGAACAAAGGAATAGAAGCGACTGACGGCGAAATAATTGCCTGGATAAATTCCGATGATATATATCTTCCAGATACTTTCTGGAAGGTTGTTACATTTTTTTATTTGAATCGGTGTGCCCTCATCGTGTATGGCAAGAATTACTACACTGACGACAACCTGAAACCACACATTGAATACCCTGTTGATTGGAGTCCGATATTACACGAACAAAAACGCAGGATGATGCACTTCTGTATTGTTCCACAGCCATCGCTCTTCTTTAAGAGGAAAGTTGTTGTTCTTTCAGGGAAGCTCGTATCACCTATTCTC
It contains:
- a CDS encoding glycosyltransferase — encoded protein: MNELERSLAFIPSSSDITMVKTLPLVSLPKISAVIPSFNQASFIQQTLDSIIAQKYPSLEIFVADGGSSDGTKEILDEYKSKYKNLIRYVSESDRGQFHAVNKGIEATDGEIIAWINSDDIYLPDTFWKVVTFFYLNRCALIVYGKNYYTDDNLKPHIEYPVDWSPILHEQKRRMMHFCIVPQPSLFFKRKVVVLSGKLVSPILDYELWMRWQRDLPFYFIDDFLSLSRLHSDAKTVKDRDGLIHGICETVHQYYHNVPYSWTRQLAYNKVYGNSWTQGEPTPVTRSILMWAMIYWIYYNLRWSPRTILYGVRSFTSWIKESIFGHV
- a CDS encoding DegT/DnrJ/EryC1/StrS family aminotransferase; its protein translation is MQKSPIHYPVSQPLLAGKEKQYVNDAIDAGWISSSGEYIPRFEKAVSSFLQLDEGIAVCNGTVALHLACMGLDLKPGMEVIVPSLTYVASANAIAYCGAQPVFADSDLNSWNVTRESIENAWTPKTAGVILVHLYGLPAPTLEIADLCRSRNAWLIEDCAEAFGASIQGHNVGSIGDAATFSFYGNKIISTGEGGMVFMKDVQRRKGVKMLKGQGMDLNRRYWHPIIGYNYRMTNVCAAIGLGQVEMASYHLSERRRIAMRYLKNLKSFANEGLIRLPIEPTGYHNVYWLFSIVLGSGGTHIREEVQNMLLSKYGIETRPFFIPMHKLPMYAGDFKFPNAEFLGDHGINLPTYSGLTDESIDEICLSLEKTIREVFRK